The following are encoded together in the Adhaeribacter arboris genome:
- a CDS encoding PA14 domain-containing protein, translating into MRYVCFTIVLLAALRTVEPVRAQLAVPVKRNYAVLQGVRGNGLRGDYYNGTNFEEKVLSRTDKQVNFYLFRKSPGPGVYAEDYSVRWTGKLLAPVTGTYKIIVHVDDGVRLWLGGKLLINDWNIQEEVVREAGIELKAGHYYKLKLEYYNGPVTTIIKLAWECPKDVVRVLGLPVYTPEEIIPQRYLFSQPVPLLVYQPVPAVVQLAPKATSKITSASLRTSSAQVKKAASTLPEPVPSVTGILPVVIYKPKRATASRLPTNNAPETPIVATPREDTWDSLETDKAMVLENVFFAQSKSVLLPESVPELDRLVKLLQKFSYLYINIAGHTDNLGSYRLKKRLSIKRALVVADYLQQHGIAGNRITTQGYADRRPITGNATETERAKNRRVEFIVSANKME; encoded by the coding sequence ATGCGTTATGTCTGCTTTACTATTGTGTTATTGGCGGCCTTAAGGACAGTTGAACCTGTTCGGGCACAACTAGCCGTTCCGGTTAAAAGAAATTATGCTGTTCTGCAAGGAGTAAGAGGTAACGGATTAAGAGGCGATTATTATAACGGAACAAACTTCGAAGAAAAAGTACTTTCGCGGACGGATAAGCAAGTTAATTTTTATTTATTCCGGAAAAGTCCGGGTCCGGGTGTATACGCCGAAGATTATTCGGTACGATGGACCGGCAAATTACTGGCACCGGTAACGGGTACTTATAAAATAATAGTACACGTAGATGATGGCGTGCGATTATGGCTGGGCGGTAAATTATTGATCAACGATTGGAATATACAGGAAGAAGTAGTACGCGAAGCAGGTATAGAATTAAAAGCCGGCCATTATTACAAGCTTAAGCTAGAGTATTATAACGGGCCGGTTACTACAATTATAAAGTTGGCCTGGGAATGCCCGAAAGATGTTGTCCGGGTATTGGGGTTACCCGTATATACCCCAGAAGAAATAATTCCGCAACGCTATTTGTTCAGCCAACCTGTTCCGCTTCTTGTTTATCAACCGGTGCCTGCGGTGGTACAGTTGGCACCTAAAGCCACCTCTAAAATTACTTCTGCTTCTTTACGTACCTCATCTGCCCAAGTTAAAAAAGCAGCCTCTACTTTACCCGAACCGGTGCCTTCGGTTACCGGAATATTACCGGTTGTTATCTATAAACCGAAAAGAGCAACCGCGAGCCGGCTACCTACGAACAATGCTCCGGAAACCCCAATAGTAGCTACACCACGAGAAGACACCTGGGATAGCCTGGAAACAGATAAAGCTATGGTATTAGAGAACGTATTTTTTGCGCAAAGTAAAAGTGTTTTGCTGCCCGAGTCCGTTCCGGAATTAGACCGTTTAGTGAAGTTGTTACAGAAATTTTCTTACCTCTATATAAACATTGCGGGGCATACGGATAATCTTGGCAGCTATCGGCTGAAAAAAAGACTATCCATTAAACGGGCGCTAGTAGTAGCAGATTACTTGCAGCAGCACGGGATTGCGGGTAACAGAATTACTACTCAGGGCTACGCCGACCGCCGCCCCATTACGGGCAATGCTACTGAAACAGAACGGGCTAAAAACCGGCGGGTAGAATTTATCGTTTCGGCAAATAAAATGGAGTAG
- a CDS encoding beta strand repeat-containing protein has translation MRYLNLQTGLLFLLSVYSTCVFAQNTGISDISRTPDVSAVLDVYSTSKGILVPRMTEAQRTAIASPATGLLVYQTDGTTPGFYYYTGTTWTPLVSDMGNQWIKETGTNNIYYSAGFVGVGVTNPRNSLAVNNTLEVRRTGTISQLLFTNTGGTGDFRIGGDGGDIFWQGGGGRSLQMGSFHTTILSGDRQTAAFPAFIAGTTIPNRGVLVRSARDASVPLSIQGNSATQSANLTEWLNPTGTAINVVNSAGNLGLGVTAPAQKLDVSGNFKLTGAFMPNDQPGTAGYVLQSAGANASPVWVDLSTATSNLNWVLNGNTLTGIKTLGTISNHDLPFITNNTEKMRISAAGNVGIGASAFDATNPEKLLVNAGTTTSVNAIYAKGTINSYFQTNIQNLSTGNQASSDIVATANNGTETTNFIDLGINGSGYVYQTGNPIETGKANDGYLLSAGQDFHIVNNNATKDMIFTTGGTAPTNEAMRITAARNVGIGVTVPAQKLDVVGNFKLTGAFMPNGSAGTVGQVLQSAGVNASPVWVTAGASSSWALGGNSVGALSNLGTITNFDLPFITNNTEKMRVLANGNVGIGLTAPAEKLDVNGNLRLSATSTTTPRRIMFANTGSDPDAAIEVRPGGATEQQEMLFFVGNDPSNAFGPDRIRMVAEEIRFQNFNLDANSTLANAEAQPAALNTRMIISPAGNVGIGTTTFDDDNPEKLVVDAGTTTSVNAIYAKGSVNNYFQTNIQNLSTGNQASSDIVATANNGTETTNFIDVGINGSGYVYQNGNPIETGKANDGYILSAGNDFYIVNNNPNQTDPKSIIFLVGGTATTNEAMRITASGERVAIATTTPTSTLSVNGSLTLAVKTQTGNYSLNATDHVVIKTGTTAGNTFTLPPASTCTGRVYRIVNHGSQALNVSPAITTGNGVTASSLAAAGAVEIISDGTNWRRMDD, from the coding sequence ATGCGCTATTTAAACTTACAAACTGGATTGTTGTTTTTGCTCTCTGTTTACAGTACTTGCGTTTTCGCTCAGAATACGGGTATCAGCGATATCAGTCGTACACCGGATGTTTCGGCGGTACTGGATGTTTACTCTACTTCTAAAGGCATATTAGTGCCCCGCATGACGGAAGCCCAACGTACGGCTATTGCTAGTCCGGCTACGGGTTTGTTGGTGTACCAGACAGATGGTACTACTCCTGGTTTTTACTATTATACCGGTACCACCTGGACCCCGCTTGTTTCGGATATGGGTAACCAATGGATAAAAGAAACCGGTACAAATAATATCTATTACTCGGCCGGTTTTGTGGGAGTAGGCGTAACTAATCCCAGAAATTCGCTGGCAGTAAATAACACCTTAGAAGTTCGTCGGACTGGGACTATCTCACAATTACTTTTTACCAATACCGGCGGTACCGGTGATTTTCGCATTGGTGGTGATGGCGGCGATATTTTCTGGCAGGGTGGTGGTGGCCGCAGCTTACAAATGGGTTCTTTCCATACAACTATTCTCTCTGGTGATCGTCAAACAGCAGCTTTCCCGGCCTTTATAGCCGGTACTACCATCCCCAACAGAGGCGTTTTAGTAAGAAGTGCCCGTGACGCAAGCGTACCTTTATCTATCCAGGGTAATTCCGCTACTCAATCGGCTAACTTAACGGAATGGCTAAATCCTACGGGTACGGCCATAAACGTGGTAAATAGTGCTGGTAATCTGGGTCTGGGCGTAACGGCTCCTGCCCAAAAATTAGATGTATCAGGGAATTTTAAATTAACCGGGGCTTTTATGCCGAATGACCAGCCGGGTACAGCCGGGTACGTTTTGCAATCGGCGGGTGCCAATGCTTCACCGGTTTGGGTAGACCTGAGTACCGCTACCAGTAACCTGAACTGGGTATTAAATGGTAATACTTTAACGGGCATTAAAACCTTAGGTACTATTTCGAACCATGATTTGCCTTTTATTACCAATAATACCGAAAAAATGCGGATCTCGGCAGCAGGTAATGTAGGTATTGGTGCATCCGCCTTTGATGCTACCAACCCCGAGAAATTGCTTGTAAATGCGGGAACCACTACGTCGGTAAATGCTATTTACGCTAAAGGAACCATTAATTCTTACTTCCAGACGAATATTCAAAATTTGTCGACCGGTAATCAGGCCAGTTCCGACATCGTAGCCACGGCTAATAATGGTACCGAGACTACCAATTTTATTGACTTAGGTATTAACGGTTCCGGTTATGTTTACCAAACGGGTAATCCCATAGAAACCGGTAAGGCGAACGATGGCTACTTACTATCAGCCGGCCAGGACTTTCATATCGTAAATAATAATGCCACCAAAGATATGATTTTTACGACCGGTGGTACAGCCCCCACCAATGAAGCCATGCGTATTACGGCTGCCCGGAACGTAGGTATTGGCGTAACAGTGCCTGCCCAAAAGCTGGATGTAGTAGGAAATTTTAAATTAACCGGCGCCTTTATGCCGAATGGTTCGGCAGGTACAGTTGGGCAAGTGCTACAATCGGCGGGAGTAAATGCTTCGCCCGTTTGGGTAACAGCGGGTGCGTCTTCTAGCTGGGCTTTAGGAGGCAATAGTGTAGGTGCGCTAAGTAACCTAGGTACTATCACTAATTTTGATTTACCTTTTATTACCAATAATACCGAAAAAATGCGCGTTTTGGCCAATGGTAATGTAGGCATTGGCCTTACTGCTCCCGCAGAGAAATTAGACGTAAACGGCAATCTAAGATTAAGTGCTACCTCTACTACAACTCCCAGAAGAATTATGTTTGCCAATACCGGCTCTGACCCGGATGCTGCCATAGAAGTACGGCCCGGGGGCGCGACGGAGCAGCAGGAGATGCTTTTTTTCGTTGGCAATGACCCATCTAACGCTTTTGGCCCCGACCGGATACGCATGGTAGCGGAAGAAATTCGATTTCAGAACTTTAATTTAGATGCTAATAGCACTTTAGCTAATGCCGAGGCGCAGCCAGCCGCATTAAATACCCGCATGATTATATCTCCAGCCGGTAATGTGGGCATTGGTACCACTACCTTTGATGATGATAATCCAGAAAAATTAGTAGTTGATGCGGGTACTACTACTTCAGTTAATGCTATATACGCGAAAGGAAGTGTTAATAACTACTTCCAAACCAATATTCAAAATTTATCCACTGGGAATCAGGCCAGTTCCGATATTGTAGCAACGGCTAATAATGGTACCGAAACCACCAATTTTATTGATGTAGGAATAAATGGTTCCGGTTATGTTTATCAAAATGGTAACCCTATAGAAACTGGAAAAGCCAACGATGGTTATATTTTATCAGCGGGAAATGACTTCTACATAGTAAATAATAATCCGAATCAAACTGACCCAAAATCTATTATTTTTTTAGTGGGAGGAACTGCCACTACCAACGAAGCCATGCGAATTACTGCTTCCGGAGAAAGGGTAGCAATCGCTACTACCACGCCAACTTCTACCTTGTCCGTTAATGGATCGCTCACTTTGGCGGTTAAAACTCAAACGGGTAATTACTCACTTAATGCTACGGACCACGTAGTAATAAAAACCGGTACAACGGCTGGTAACACTTTTACCCTGCCGCCGGCAAGTACCTGCACAGGCCGGGTATATCGGATCGTGAATCATGGTTCTCAAGCCCTTAATGTTTCACCGGCTATTACGACGGGCAACGGTGTTACCGCAAGTTCTTTAGCTGCTGCAGGAGCCGTTGAGATAATTTCGGATGGTACCAATTGGCGTAGAATGGACGATTAA
- a CDS encoding T9SS type A sorting domain-containing protein, producing MPFFLQAQGVVNNGGKIVVGTGSFLTITGTNANLINNTAFGTDGSIDNNGTITLQGNITNNAANNVFINPNGIGDVNFTGTVGQAITGSSLTRFEKFTVNNTAGLTLQQNVRTDVLTLTTGPLFLNSRTLTIGNNAPTAIARTNGYIISEQTNNSSRINWNISNSTGAHVFPFGTATGNYIPFVLNLTAGTIGNVAVATYATSVTNQPYPTTPNLVTNVNGWNGKDNSTNTVDRFWQIDKDGPSGTATLTFTASPQEVGQVTMLQAQRWNAARAIWELPLPGQSSTAYSATVPDVTAFSPWTLSGNNSPLPVQLLNFTATLNNSRVDLHWKTTSETESDFFTVEKTRNLKDYYRVAIVKAAGTSITYQAQDMQPFNGLSYYRLKQTDNNKNSTYSEIVAVNLIENSVFTVNVFPNPTEGEINIVIGGADDKEYSLLLTDLVGQRYYVSKVKTLSREDTFQINQNQYLAAGVYLLTVSGNGHSYSKKIMVR from the coding sequence TTGCCTTTCTTTCTGCAGGCCCAGGGTGTCGTTAACAATGGCGGGAAAATAGTAGTAGGAACCGGTTCCTTTTTAACTATTACCGGCACTAATGCTAACCTAATCAACAATACGGCTTTTGGTACCGATGGCAGTATTGATAATAACGGTACTATTACCCTGCAAGGAAATATAACGAATAATGCGGCCAATAACGTATTTATTAACCCGAACGGGATAGGCGACGTGAATTTTACCGGAACAGTTGGGCAAGCAATAACTGGTTCTTCGCTTACCAGATTCGAAAAATTTACAGTTAATAATACAGCTGGGCTTACTTTGCAGCAAAATGTACGCACCGATGTTCTTACTTTAACTACTGGCCCTCTGTTTTTAAATTCCAGGACTTTAACTATTGGCAATAATGCTCCTACTGCCATAGCTCGCACCAATGGTTATATTATAAGCGAACAGACCAATAACTCGAGCCGGATAAATTGGAATATCAGTAATAGTACCGGAGCCCACGTTTTTCCGTTTGGTACGGCAACGGGTAATTATATCCCTTTTGTGCTGAATCTAACAGCTGGAACAATAGGAAACGTGGCCGTTGCTACCTACGCTACCAGTGTTACTAATCAACCTTACCCTACCACGCCTAACTTAGTTACCAATGTAAACGGCTGGAACGGCAAAGATAACAGCACCAACACCGTCGATCGATTCTGGCAAATAGACAAAGACGGACCAAGCGGCACGGCCACACTTACTTTTACTGCTAGCCCCCAGGAAGTAGGGCAAGTAACCATGTTGCAGGCGCAGCGTTGGAATGCGGCGCGCGCTATCTGGGAGTTGCCATTACCCGGCCAAAGCAGTACGGCTTATTCGGCTACCGTGCCGGATGTAACTGCTTTTTCGCCCTGGACTTTATCGGGTAACAATTCGCCTTTACCTGTGCAGCTGTTAAATTTTACGGCTACTTTAAATAATTCACGCGTAGACCTGCATTGGAAAACAACTTCGGAAACGGAAAGTGATTTTTTTACCGTTGAGAAAACCCGCAATTTAAAAGATTACTATAGAGTAGCTATAGTTAAAGCAGCAGGTACTAGTATAACCTATCAGGCGCAGGATATGCAACCGTTTAATGGTTTGTCGTATTACCGCCTGAAACAAACTGACAATAACAAGAATAGTACTTACTCAGAAATAGTGGCAGTTAATTTAATTGAAAACTCGGTTTTTACCGTGAACGTTTTTCCTAATCCAACGGAAGGAGAAATAAATATAGTTATTGGCGGAGCCGATGATAAAGAGTATTCTCTATTGCTAACGGACTTGGTAGGACAGCGATATTACGTGAGTAAAGTAAAAACCCTAAGCAGAGAAGATACTTTTCAAATCAATCAGAATCAGTATTTAGCAGCGGGTGTATACCTGTTAACGGTGTCAGGTAATGGTCATTCTTACAGCAAGAAGATTATGGTGCGATAA